Proteins encoded in a region of the Ptychodera flava strain L36383 chromosome 4, AS_Pfla_20210202, whole genome shotgun sequence genome:
- the LOC139131567 gene encoding beta-1,4 N-acetylgalactosaminyltransferase 1-like, translated as MLSDVHNVSQIQLYCRNALGVLHISKTNYLRSSTGNNTRYLTLNVDAEVDKTNEVLSEVRYRSTIYNVQSREIIDITWMSYNVSIHLHIKRPERPFLYDQGESRDINAKVTVVTKTFERYPAVKRLISSVHNFYPNITILVADDSEFPEKIRVTNVKQYIMPFAEGWFAGRNLVVSQVRTKYFLWVDDDFVFTNGTRLETFVEKFEHPNVTVDYIGGTFGDEFGKANQISNCYGCRRLEYQPGDEEGDCLAIRKWKHYHQVAEFPQCFWADGTDNFFMARTSSVRKVGFDPFFERVGHFEYFIDSLGTMRMMGCTDVNIMHKSDRSNPKYNKFRGNNAEAEKLKHVSFKNNLRCLSY; from the coding sequence ATGTTGAGTGATGTACACAACGTAAGTCAAATTCAACTGTATTGTCGCAATGCTCTTGGTGTGTTGCATATTAGTAAGACAAATTATCTTCGTAGCAGTACAGGAAACAATACAAGATACTTGACTCTAAATGTAGATGCTGAAGTTGATAAAACTAATGAAGTCCTTTCAGAGGTAAGGTATCGGAGTACGATTTATAATGTTCAGTCTCGGGAAATCATCGATATTACCTGGATGTCATACAATGTGTCGATCCATTTACATATTAAACGACCAGAGAGACCCTTTTTGTATGATCAAGGAGAGTCTAGAGACATAAATGCCAAGGTAACAGTCGTCACGAAGACATTTGAGCGTTACCCAGCTGTCAAGAGGTTGATATCAAGTGTTCATAATTTTTATCCTAACATAACTATTCTTGTCGCTGATGATTCTGAGTTTCCAGAGAAAATCCGAGTGACGAATGTAAAACAGTACATCATGCCATTTGCTGAAGGCTGGTTTGCTGGCAGAAATCTAGTGGTGAGTCAAGTCAGgacaaaatactttttgtgGGTTGACGAtgattttgtgtttacaaatggAACTCGGCTTGAAACCTTTGTGGAGAAGTTCGAGCACCCCAACGTAACCGTTGATTACATTGGCGGAACATTTGGAGATGAGTTTGGTAAAGCGAATCAGATATCGAATTGCTATGGTTGTCGACGTTTGGAATACCAACCAGGCGACGAGGAGGGGGATTGTCTTGCCATAAGAAAATGGAAGCATTATCACCAGGTTGCAGAATTTCCACAGTGCTTCTGGGCAGACGGTACTGATAACTTTTTCATGGCAAGAACCAGTTCTGTAAGAAAAGTCGGTTTTGATCCATTCTTTGAACGAGTaggacattttgaatactttatcGATTCCTTGGGGACAATGCGGATGATGGGTTGTACAGATGTGAACATAATGCACAAGTCGGATAGATCTAATCCAAAATACAACAAGTTTAGGGGAAACAATGCCGAAGCCGAAAAGTTAAAGCATGTTTCATTCAAAAACAATTTGAGATGTCTTTCATATTAG
- the LOC139131568 gene encoding beta-1,4 N-acetylgalactosaminyltransferase 1-like has protein sequence MKHTRVYVAGFLLSAAAIALILGLHLIESPTHLLAMSWKRNVQNPFTSLALNTNPPAEYNMMPIQRGTEELNRSSTACQCRPKSEITLDKSANRRRSLELQDWKRLHASSDEPLVQCTAFSPFQYISSGINVQPLGHTKLYGLSLNTAASEILSNSSDVSQIQLHCRNSQGVLYVTKTDYLRTFSGNNTAELTLNVVADVDKMNAILSEIGYRSTIYNIESREIIDVAWMSHLASIHVHIKRPQRPWLYDPGESGNINSKVTVITKIFERYSAVKRLISSVHKFYPGITILIADDSEFPEKIQLPNVKHYIMPFADGWFAGRNLLVSQVRTKYFLWVDDDFVFTNGTRLERFVEKFEHPNVTVDHIGGTFGDEFGRVSGKSKCLGCRVLEFQYGDEEGDCLAIRVERKYHQVSEFPQCFWADGTTNFFMARTNSVRKIGFDPFFERSGHSGYIIDTLGKLRIMGCTDVNIVHKSGRSNHKYNKFRKINRRADKYKLEHISFKNNLKCI, from the coding sequence ATGAAACATACCCGtgtatatgtagcaggttttctGCTATCAGCTGCAGCCATTGCACTTATTCTAGGTCTTCATCTCATCGAATCGCCAACACATTTGCTGGCAATGTCCTGGAAGAGGAATGTCCAGAACCCTTTTACGTCACTTGCATTGAACACTAACCCGCCAGCAGAGTACAATATGATGCCAATCCAGAGAGGAACCGAGGAACTGAACAGGTCTAGCACCGCTTGTCAGTGCAGGCCAAAATCTGAGATAACACTGGATAAATCCGCCAATCGACGTCGTAGTCTGGAGCTGCAGGATTGGAAACGATTACATGCGAGTTCAGATGAGCCACTTGTACAATGCACAGCATTTTCACCTTTCCAGTACATCAGTAGCGGTATAAATGTGCAACCATTAGGACATACCAAATTGTATGGATTGTCTTTAAACACTGCTGCCTCTGAAATACTAAGCAATTCGTCCGATGTGAGTCAAATTCAACTACATTGTCGCAACTCTCAGGGTGTGTTATATGTCACAAAAACAGATTATCTTCGCACCTTCAGCGGAAATAACACAGCAGAATTGACTCTGAACGTGGTTGCTGATGTAGATAAAATGAATGCAATCCTTTCAGAAATAGGCTATCGGAGCACAATTTATAACATTGAGTCCCGGGAAATCATCGACGTAGCCTGGATGTCTCATCTTGCTTCCATCCATGTGCATATTAAACGACCACAGAGGCCATGGTTGTATGACCCGGGTGAGTCTGGAAACATTAATTCAAAAGTAACAGTTATCACAAAGATCTTTGAGCGTTATTCGGCTGTCAAGAGGTTGATATCAAGTGTGCATAAGTTTTACCCGGGCATCACGATTCTCATCGCTGATGATTCTGAATTTCCAGAGAAAATCCAACTTCCTAATGTGAAACACTACATCATGCCATTTGCTGATGGGTGGTTTGCAGGCAGAAACCTGTTGGTTAGTCAAGTCAGGACAAAGTACTTTCTGTGGGTGGATGACGATTTTGTGTTTACCAATGGAACTCGGCTTGAAAGGTTTGTCGAGAAGTTTGAACATCCTAATGTGACTGTTGATCACATTGGCGGAACATTTGGAGACGAATTTGGGAGAGTGAGTGGCAAATCAAAATGCTTGGGTTGTCGAGTTCtagaatttcaatatggcgATGAGGAAGGCGATTGTCTTGCAATAAGGGTAGAAAGAAAATATCACCAGGTGTCAGAGTTTCCACAGTGTTTCTGGGCAGATGGTACCACTAACTTTTTCATGGCAAGAACCAATTCTGTGAGAAAAATTGGTTTTGATCCATTCTTTGAAAGATCGGGGCATTCCGGATATATTATCGATACCTTAGGAAAGCTGCGGATTATGGGGTGTACAGATGTCAACATAGTGCATAAATCCGGTCGATCAAATCACAAATACAACAAGTTCAGAAAAATAAATCGCCGTGCCGATAAATATAAGCTAGAGCACATTTCattcaaaaacaatttgaaatgtATTTAG